A window of Streptomyces sp. NBC_01142 genomic DNA:
TGCCCGCGCCAGTACCACTGCAGGCCGGTGGGGATCAGCTCGTCGAACATGGTCTGCAGCGCGGGGTAGGGCATCGGCGTGGTGAAGTGGAAGGAGGGCGGGCCGGGCTCGTTCACGACCGTGAGGGTCTCCTCGAGGCGGGCCAGGTCCCCTGTCCAGCACCAGATGACGCCGCACATCTTCTGCCCGTGGATCTCCTCCGGGAACGGCGGGCCGGGAGGTATGGCAAGCAGTGCGAAGAACCCGTTCAGATCGTCGGGCGCCTGCGGCAGGAAGTCGCGGTACCACCGCAGCACCTCGCGGGTGCTGTCGACCGGCCACACGCTGATCGCGACGCCCACGGTGTGCACCGGGTGCTGCCTCAGGCTGAACGAGGTGACGATGCCGAAGTTGCCGCCGCCGCCGCGCAGCGCCCAGAACAGGTCCGGGTGCTCGGTCTCGCTCGCCGTGACGAAGCTGCCGTCGGCCAGTACCACGTCCGCGGCCAGCAGGTTGTCGACCGTCAGACCGTACTTGCGGGTGAGGTGGCCGTGCCCGCCGCCGAGGGTGAGGCCCCCGACGCCCGTGGTGGACATGATGCCGGCGGGGGTGGCCAGGCCGAAGGCGTGGGTGGCGTGGTCGAGGTCGCGGAGCAGGCTGCCGCCGCCGACCCGGGCGGTCTTCGCGACGGGGTCGACGCGCGTCCAGCGCATCGGCGACAGGTCGAGGGTGACGCCGTCGTCCACCAGGCACAGGCCGGGGCCGCTGTGTCCGCCGCCCTGGACGGCGAGTTCGAGACCGTGGTCGCGGACGAAATCGACCGCGTTCATGACGTCGGCCACGTCCGCGCACCGCACGATGGCAGCCGGGCGCCGGTCGATCATTGCGTTGTAGATCTTGCAGGCCCTGGTGTATTCCGCGTCCTGTGGTCCGATGACGGGGCCGCGCAGCGCTGCCCGCATCGCTTCCAGAATGGTGCCGTCCATGGCGACCTCTCCTCGACGGGGTGCGGACCGCAACGGGGCGGGTGCAAACCCCAACCCGCCATGGCTTTCGGCCGTTCCGGCCGCAACATCCATTGCCCCGTAGTCGCGGTACTCGCCGTCGGCAGGGGGCTGCGCCCGGAGCCGTCGCGAAGCCCGGGCTCTCTCAGGCGTACGAGAA
This region includes:
- a CDS encoding FAD-binding oxidoreductase, with protein sequence MDGTILEAMRAALRGPVIGPQDAEYTRACKIYNAMIDRRPAAIVRCADVADVMNAVDFVRDHGLELAVQGGGHSGPGLCLVDDGVTLDLSPMRWTRVDPVAKTARVGGGSLLRDLDHATHAFGLATPAGIMSTTGVGGLTLGGGHGHLTRKYGLTVDNLLAADVVLADGSFVTASETEHPDLFWALRGGGGNFGIVTSFSLRQHPVHTVGVAISVWPVDSTREVLRWYRDFLPQAPDDLNGFFALLAIPPGPPFPEEIHGQKMCGVIWCWTGDLARLEETLTVVNEPGPPSFHFTTPMPYPALQTMFDELIPTGLQWYWRGHFFDRITDEAIDVHLKYGESLPTALSTMHLYPVDGAAGRVDPDATAWAYRDAVWSGVIAGIDPDPDNAETIRQWCADYWEELHPYSMGGAYVNFIGAGEGQERVRATYRDRYDQLADIKRTYDPYNLFHANQNIEPAPQ